Proteins encoded together in one Cydia pomonella isolate Wapato2018A chromosome 10, ilCydPomo1, whole genome shotgun sequence window:
- the LOC133522353 gene encoding serine protease easter-like, giving the protein MILRLLVCFVCVAGFSGALITKEICIKCVPIKDCFVFGNLTKEEQKRWTADFSCTLPKLDAEVDYGLAPYPKEAYICCPHTNAINFANRRTESHAAQISTKHPRSLDKDSTPNPVEYESQRQPENVWMNQDQQNDHEKEYDSQRMPFWQQGPFDSSFFNRPNRPMQSMFDSNPFQNPYFMGKPRTEPNQRGPSRRTGGFGQSSGGFGQSSGGFGQGSGGFGQSSSGFGQNAGGFGQNSRGLGQSSGGNGQCSLTSFPPEPNKGCCGRDVSDADRIIGGKTTEIDQFPWTVLLNSKFTNGRTTSEFSCGGSLISARYVLTAAHCLYDETSRLSDVEIYLAEYDKRTFPRDCMISPGEGRRCIENIAMRAEDVVLHPQYDDARLQNDIALIRLQGTAPYTDYIRPICLPLINVDSPDFSNLPLSVAGWGRNGRYRSDVKQSTVVNLVPQGECKRHYPHLTRRHVCAAGHTGEDTCKGDSGGPLMMLHRGKYFVAGIVSGKRADSPCGSQVPSLYTNVYNYLDWIRGNIKN; this is encoded by the exons AAATCTGCATAAAATGCGTTCCAATCAAAGACTGCTTTGTATTCGGGAACCTGACTAAGGAAGAACAAAAGCGGTGGACGGCTGACTTCTCCTGTACCCTTCCCAAGCTGGATGCGGAGGTCGACTATGGGCTAGCTCCTTACCCTAAAGAAGCTTAT ATATGCTGCCCTCACACGAACGCCATCAACTTCGCAAACCGTAGAACAGAAAGCCATGCTGCGCAAATCAGTACAAAACATCCAAGATCTCTTGACAAAGATTCAACACCAAACCCCGTCGAATATGAAAGTCAAAGACAGCCCGAGAATGTTTGGATGAATCAAGACCAACAAAATGACCATGAGAAAGAATACGACAGTCAACGCATGCCGTTTTGGCAGCAAGGACCGTTCGattcaagtttttttaatagacCTAACAGGCCGATGCAGAGTATGTTTGATAGTAATCCGTTTCAAAACCCTTATTTTATGGGTAAGCCGAGGACGGAACCAAATCAGAGAGGGCCGAGTAGGAGAACGGGCGGATTCGGGCAAAGTTCGGGTGGATTCGGACAAAGCTCGGGTGGATTCGGCCAGGGCTCGGGTGGATTCGGCCAGAGCTCGAGTGGGTTCGGGCAGAATGCGGGTGGATTCGGGCAAAATTCGCGTGGATTGGGGCAAAGCTCGGGTGGAAATGGTCAGTGCTCTTTGACAAGTTTCCCACCGGAGCCGAATAAGGGCTGCTGCGGACGGGATGTGTCTGATGCTGATAGGATCATAG GTGGAAAGACAACAGAGATCGACCAATTCCCGTGGACGGTGTTACTCAATTCAAAATTCACAAACGGAAGAACCACGTCGGAGTTCAGCTGCGGCGGGTCCCTGATTAGCGCTCGCTATGTGCTCACCGCCGCTCACTGTCTGTACGACGAAACCTCCCGACTGTCCGA TGTCGAAATATACCTAGCGGAATACGACAAGCGCACGTTCCCTCGCGACTGCATGATCAGCCCTGGAGAAGGTCGGAGGTGCATTGAGAACATAGCCATGCGAGCTGAAGACGTAGTGTTGCACCCTCAGTATGATGACGCGAGGTTGCAAAATGATATAGCCTTGATAAGGCTTCAAGGGACCGCACCGTATACAG ATTACATTCGCCCAATCTGCCTGCCACTAATCAACGTCGACAGTCCCGACTTCTCCAATCTCCCCCTATCCGTGGCCGGCTGGGGACGGAACGGCCGCTACCGATCCGATGTCAAGCAATCCACCGTCGTCAACCTAGTGCCTCAAGGAGAGTGTAAGCGGCACTATCCGCACCTGACGCGCCGCCATGTTTGCGCGGCGGGACACACGGGGGAAGACACGTGCAAGGGGGACTCGGGGGGGCCTCTCATGATGTTGCACAGAGGGAAGTACTTCGTCGCGGGGATCGTGAGCGGGAAGAGGGCGGACTCGCCTTGTGGGTCGCAGGTGCCGTCGTTGTATActaatgtttataattatttggaTTGGATTAGGGGTAACATCAAAAATTAG